The genomic region ACGGCGAGCAGGTCGACCACGGCCGAGACCACCCCACCAACGAACCCAGCACGACCCAGCACGACCCGCATCAGCACGAGCTCATGCGCGCCGCCGCCCGGCTGGGGGTGACCCACTGCGTGGTCGCGGGGGCGCCCGACACGGTGGCCTATGCGTGGGGCGAGCACGAGGTGCGCGTGCGCAAGGGGCGCGTGTTCCCTTCGCTCACGCGCGCGGCCGAGGCCCTGTGCGACCACAAGCAGCGCTGCAAGGACGCTCTCGATGCCATCGATGTGCGCACGCCAGCCGGGCTCCCCTTCTGGTCGGACGACACCGACGTCGAGCCGCGCATGGCCGCACTGCTGGCCGAACGTGCCCCACTCGTTTGCAAGCCCGTGGACGGCACGCACGGTGAGGGCGTGGCCCTGGACCTCACGAGCGCAGCCGCGGTCCTCACCCACGCGCAGCGCCACAGCCCCACACGTAGGGAGTGGGTGGCGGAGTCGCAGCACGGCGGGCACGACCTCCGCCTCCAGGCCATCGCGGGGCAGCTGTTCGCCGCCTGCATGCGTGTGCCTGCCGCCGTGGAGGGGGACGGTGTGCAGACCGTGGCGCAGCTCCTCGCCGCGCGCGACGCAGAGGTGCGCGCCCTGAACCCGCGCAACCAGCTCACGGTGGACGACGAGGTCCGCGCCCTGCTGCAGGCGCAGGGGCTCACGCTCACGAGCGTGCCCGGCGCGGGCCTGCACGTGCCCCTGCGCCAGGTCGCCAACATGGCGCAGGGGGCGCGCGCCATCGACGTCACGGACACCCTGCATCCGGGCTGGCGCACGAACGTGGCGCGCATTGCCAAGCACGTGGGCATCGCCGTGTTCGCGGTGGACGCACGCGTCAGGAGCGCCGAGGACCCACCCGACGCAGGCGTCGTGCTGGAGCTCAACGCCCGTCCCGAGTGGCTGCACCACACCTTCTCGGAGGGGCGCCAGCACGACGTAGGCGCGGCCCTGCTGCGCGCCTGCCTGCCGGGGCTCTCGTAGTACGACGCCCGGCACCCCGGGGCGCTGGCTGAAACACCCCCCTGCCCGCGGCGCCAAGCCCTTGCGGCGCCTCTGATCCGTGCTCTAGTCTGCGCGCCATGCCGAAGTACGACGCCAGCTCCGCCGAAGTCCTGCTCTTCTCGTTCAAGGACGGGTTGCTCGCCAAGGTCGCCCACGACCTCAAGATGCGCGTCGACGACTTCAGCATCGACGTGGCCGACGACCTCAGCTCCGTGAAGGCCACCTTCCAGGCCAACCGCATCAGCGTGCTGACCGCCATGAAGGACGGGCGCGACGACTACGGCACCCTCAGCGACGGCGACAAGAAGAAGATCCTGGCCAACATCTCGGACGACGTGCTGAACAGCCGCCGCCACCCCACCATCACCTTCGAGTCCAGCAGCGTGCGCGAGCAGGGCAGCACGCGCACGGTCAGCGGCAACCTCACGCTCAACGGGCAGACCCGCAGCGTGAGCGCCACCATCCGCGAAGAGGGCGCCAACTGGGTGACCGACGTGACCCTGCAGCAGCCCGACTTCGGCATCAAGCCCTACAAGGCCCTCGGCGGCGCCCTCAAGGTCAAGCCCGAGGTCCGCGTCAGCGTGCGCGTCCCGAAGAGCTGAGCGCGGCCCACCCTTGTCGACCGCCGGGCTACGGCAGCGCCG from Sandaracinaceae bacterium harbors:
- a CDS encoding YceI family protein produces the protein MPKYDASSAEVLLFSFKDGLLAKVAHDLKMRVDDFSIDVADDLSSVKATFQANRISVLTAMKDGRDDYGTLSDGDKKKILANISDDVLNSRRHPTITFESSSVREQGSTRTVSGNLTLNGQTRSVSATIREEGANWVTDVTLQQPDFGIKPYKALGGALKVKPEVRVSVRVPKS